A region of the Yarrowia lipolytica chromosome 1C, complete sequence genome:
AAGCAGTGGATGGatgcaataaatatattaTGCTAAATAAGTATCTCCGATGGACTTTTTTGAAACTTTTTAGGAATGATAGTACCCCTGGTTGTAGCCATAGTCGTATGGTTGCTTGGGGATGGCCTGGGTTTGGGGTTGGGTTTGGGGTTGGTTCTGGGCACCAACAAAGCCATATCGCTTACTTCGCTCAGGAGTAACGGGAGGAGTCATCATGACATCCTCAGGGTCGGGGGTTTCACCACCTCGTAGCCCAATTGCATTTCGCATGAACTCGAATTTGGTAGAGGCGTATTTTGACTGAATACATGCGGGGACAGCTTGGGTCTCAAGCTGGTTAATAATGAAGTTGACgtctggacgaggagacaCGGGATAGTCTGGGATACCATGAGTGTAGTACATGGCGAGCAGCTGAGCTGCCATGGCCACGGACGACTTTCGAGCATCAATGAGCTGCTCATTGAAAAGAGCACACTCACACAGGTACAGGCCAAACAGACGAAGTGTTCGGAACTTGTCGTCGAAAATGGGATCCGTGGTACCAATGAACATGTCCAGGAACGCGTCTGCAGTGGGTGCGGAGACAGACCACTCCAAGACGTTGAGCATGTAGCCCTCCATCTGGAGGTACTCACGCTTGGAGTAAGCGGGCTGCAAACGGTGCAGCTGGTCGAGAGTAGGGACTGCGACCTTTCTCTC
Encoded here:
- a CDS encoding uncharacterized protein (Compare to YALI0C15114g, similar to Saccharomyces cerevisiae CLN3 (YAL040C); ancestral locus Anc_7.36, similar to uniprot|P24866 Candida albicans G1/S- specific cyclin CLN1), which produces MRLLLNDMFMTPSQTTMQTLSEFADRHAFHSASDSVALYHSIPQHQRPAQATLKLRERALSADNEHEYADDMIAHMHMLEKAYSCDTDMMRQQPHVTFANRREALEDVVNSHRYFDLSSDTLFTAVALLDRYTSKCIIVDGYYPLVALAALWIAAKYVERKVAVPTLDQLHRLQPAYSKREYLQMEGYMLNVLEWSVSAPTADAFLDMFIGTTDPIFDDKFRTLRLFGLYLCECALFNEQLIDARKSSVAMAAQLLAMYYTHGIPDYPVSPRPDVNFIINQLETQAVPACIQSKYASTKFEFMRNAIGLRGGETPDPEDVMMTPPVTPERSKRYGFVGAQNQPQTQPQTQAIPKQPYDYGYNQGYYHS